The Solanum pennellii chromosome 4, SPENNV200 genomic interval GAGAGGACATAACTGATTTAGTGAAATGATCTTTTAACTAATTTGTGTTCTAAATGTGATATTGTAACAcataatttatgtgaaataaacTTATATATTCTTCACATTTGTTTTTGTGCTATCAATAAAAGTGATTAACTTGCGGATATTACTTGAGACTCTGAATTACTCTTTAACTTATCAAATACCTAATTGTTGGTTTTcctaaaatatttaatgataacATTTATAAAAGTACCGTATCTTCTCTGTCCcatattagttaattattttcttttttaaaaaagataattttactaatttacccCTTAAAAAACTTCTTAAAAATTTTGCAAATAAATGtgaacatttaaaaaaaaaattacaaaagtaATGTagtaaaatgaacaattaatatgtgaattatttttaataagataaTCATAACTTACATAGGACGAAGGAGTAGCTATTATCAATTGGTGTTTCATAacaaaaaactaagaaaagagGCTTCGATAATGAGAtgaagttttaaattaaaaaataagaaaatataactATTAATTTTACAATGGTCACtcctttaaatatataaatattttattcatgacttctttgagaaaataaaacatatttataaCAATACCTCTCAATATTGCTGTCGGtcgaataaaattaataaatacaggCACGCAACACACATTAGATATTGGTGCGTTACCATAAACGGTCAATAAATCAAATAGGAAAGGAATATCATTAAATACCCTATGTATTGATTAAAAATCCTTTTTCAGATGTATTATACAAAGCtgtcaaaatgtttaaaattacttaaaaaatcTTAATAAGTAACATTATTTATCTGAATTCAAAGCTCTTCGATACAAAACATATATCTATGTAaaacaattatattttctaCGTGAATTTTAGGCTTCCAGTAAAAATTCATGCATTTTCCAACTGGAATTCAAAGACAGTCTAGTTGAGAATTACCCTATCATGCCCGTCAgtgaattaaatatatttttgtatcttgtgcttaaaaaaaatgttcaatGATATGGACCAGCTAAGTTGACAAAATGATAGTGGACACTAATGATCACAAGCTAGATGATATACATAATCGTGGTccaattattttatgattgtaGAAAAATTTGTACACGCTTATAGGCTGAGGGGGATTTAGGAGGGGACGAGAGTGTCATTCAAACTTTTTCGATAAAAATTATCGTATATATAAGgttctttttttctaattaatattGTCTGAGTGATTTAGAAGTTTCacgttttaaatttaaatctcTAGCactatatttttgatttttcagacACCATGAAATTTTGAAATCCGCTACTTATGTATGGGCCCACCGGACCGGAAGATGAGCCAAAAATCCGTGCCTCCCGTGACTGCATGCTGTAAAATAAGCCCATTTCTTGGATGAAGCTTCCAATGTCTCTAATTGACTAGTGTACTCTTTCTGCCAGCGTCAATTGAGAATCTCAAGATGATAAGTCACATTTCTCTtctaaaaattaacttttttatgtTCAGTTCTGTTGAGGACTCGAGTCTAGTAATGTTGAAGACTCGAGCCTATTTAGTGGCTCGTGATATgtagattttgaattttaactttataatttttgtaattgaaCAAAAGTGTATCgcttcaataaatatttttaacttgtAGCTCTAAGATTGTGAGTTCGAACCATCAAGAGATTTAAAAAGATGAAAGCTTACTTGAAAGTGAAAATggataaaaaattgaaattttgtgactTCAAATAAAGCTATAGAATTTCTCGTAGTTAAACAAACCGTATCATTAACGATAAACTATTTATAAGAGTATGAAAGCTAAATAGTTACAAAATATCTTTATGAGACTggctaaaagtaaaaaaaaatgccTTATAAATTGAATCGAAAAGACTATATAATTGGTGACATTCTTTTAATACGATAAAATCAAAGTGAAAGCTATTAAATTTTATCgaatctatatataatatacgCCTACATCAGCCTGCCTTAACAGAATGATACAATAGAGTGATTGAGTCATGAATAGTAAgtaattcacaatttttttcctGATGTAAGggaaaattataacaatataattagTGGAAGTCATCTGTATTTTGTCTATTTTTGGTTCGATATAGTCCGTGATCCACATCAATATTTTGCGTCTATATACATGATCAGTACAAAATATATTGTACTGTTCCAAAGTCCAATTTTCAATGCGTCTTTGGTATCACAAATATGCATTGTggtcaataaattaataaaaaattatttcaataaaaaattgttcaatCGATGATGTACGATTGTTATAGAAAGATGATTGCGTTGATAAGATATAgtgatcatttaaaatttttatatttgaataatgacagtattaataatttttttaaaaatagattaatACGATATAACTTGCTTAAAACTATACTAGACGAGGTGTAGCTTGTTCGAAGTAATGGTTTTTCCAACATAACTTTTAACAATTACCATTGATTTAAGAGTTTACCATAGTCaactactttaatttaattaaacaatTCCTATTCGAGTGCAATTATTTATAAATGCAAGGTACTTTACTtattgttatataaaaattaaagtattaacCTTCCAAATGAACATCTATTGCAAATTAATCGACTGACTCATCATGATTTGCTCAAATTGTTAATGTGACCTTTCTGAGGGAATGTGTGGATTGATTTTTGGCTTATGATTTATAAGTCAAAAGTTgtaagtttaaatttttaacttataatttttggtttatttttattattttgatttaaaaataaattgttataaGCACTTTTTAACTTTATCCAAACACTCTAAAACCATTtaataaaaactattttaatttaaaaatacctaaaataagtcaattcaaacgAGCATTGAACCCAAGCAAAAAGGCCACGTTTAATAGATGGGCTTTTTTTTGGTTCTTAGGAGACGGCCCAACAATACTGGATAGGCATAAAAGCCCGTTCGATTGGAAGATAAACAGGAGGaacaatataaattattttcctaCAAGCGAGTTTTTAATATTACAAATTCTATTAGAATTTAGACTTCGGATACATGTATGTAACATATTTAGATAATATATTGGATACATGGGTTAAAGTTGAGTGTAGTTTGTTTCAGATATATAGAATCCAAATGGATTCACATATATATAACTCTCTCGCTCAGTTCTCTCcttattatttgtatttctaaatgTATTTAGGATTATCTAGTGTGATTCACATAAATCTGGATTGCACAGACTATCTCGCTCATCATTTTCCCTATTTCAGTGTATAGAATagcaaaaatacatatatatatttatatctgACTTGAAATGtatcataaaattattaataaaattattttaaaactaaaaagataaattagTAAATATGATAAGCTAATTTTTCCAAGATAAAATATAGTCTTGTACGTCTAGGGACCTAAATCTAGTACTAGTGTCCCTTTTGTTGATATTCCAGCAAACAAAGGCCTAAAACAGACTAAGGACCATTTGGCATAGTTGCTTCATCTTTCGacaacaaataagaaaaaatctaACTCTTCGCGTATATTATACACTAatgaaattttatgtttgaatttctaTCTAAATTTGGAATgcgaaattttaaataaaaaatttctccTTTACATCATTCCACattcttcttactctttttttattttatttcaaatataatattCGATATCTATTTAAAACTCGATTAAAAACTAACAACCTCATAAATTTCACAACATCCTTTGGTGTGGTAATAGTAGTATTCAATGAAGTGTATGACCAGAAGCATCTTGGGTTGCCTCAAgacagagagaaaaaaaagctAGTACAATGCATCATTCCAcatgctttattttttattaccgaaaaagaaaaaaaaagggaaataaatggtttttcttttttctcaacTCACATGGTATGAATTTTTAAATGTGGATCCCACTCACCCAACCCACCATTTTCCTTTACTTTTCCAAAAAATACACATTATTTCacaatcaaacaaaaattatatcaacAAAATCCTCCTTGACCCTCAGGTTTCATTTTACATTCAACtaaaacacaacaaaaagaagaaaaaaaagtaaatatttggGCTTATAAAACTcagtttaattttgatattaacattaaaaaaaagtgaaatctATCATATTTTTAGATGGATAAAAGAGTAATATTGAATACGCGTTGTACTACTAGAGTTGCCAACTCTGTGGCAGCTGTATTTTGATTAATGAGactaaaaatcttttatatataataaaatgtatAGTGTTAGTTAGACctcttattattatttggtTTTCCACTTATGTCCCGTCGGTggataattaaaattataataaaccAAAACTATGCACTTTGCATTTTACATATTAAATTGTAGAAATTGAGTTACCAAATTTCAGTGTCTTACACTTGAACAATTCTTCTTTCAtcccaaaacataaaaatgcATACAAAAACTGATTCAGAAGATACGAGCTTGGCTCCTTCGTCGCCGGACAATAGAGGGCCGACGGCGTATTACGTTCAGAGTCCGTCACGTGATTCTCACGATGGCGAGAAGACAACGACGTCGTTTCACTCTACTCCTGTTATCAGTCCCATGGGTTCTCCTCCTCACTCTCACTCATCCGTCGGCCGTCACTCCCGTGATTCCTCTTCCTCCAGATTCTCCGGATCCCTCAAGCCTGGATCTCGGAAGATTTTACCCGACGCCGCCGGCGGCGTAGGCGGCCGTCACCACCGCAAAGGGCAGAAGCCCTGGAAGGAATGTGATGTTATTGAGGAAGAAGGACTACTTGAAGATGATAGATCCAGTAAATCTCTTCCACGTCGTTGCTATGTCCTTGCTTTTGTTGTTGGTTTCTTCATCCTTTTCTCCTTCTTTGCTCTCATCCTTTGGGGTGCTAGTCGACCTCAGAAACCCAAAATCACCATGAGGGTAAGTCGTTTTCTATCATTTTGATTCTACAAAATTGGACGATTTGATGGGAGATCTGTAATGGgtatttgttgtattttgatTTTCAGACCATAAAATTTGATCATTTTGGGATTCAAGCTGGTTCTGATGCCACAGGAGTAGCAACTGATATGATCTCCATGAATGCTACTGTGAAATTCCTTTACCGTAATACTGCATCATTTTTCGGTGTACATGTCACATCAACCCCTCTTGATCTCTCATTTTCAGAACTCACAATTGGATCCGGAGCTGTAAGCATTTTAACTAACTTTTATCCTAAATCTATTGTTTCATTTTGTTATAGTTTCTGTTGTTCTCTGACAATCTATGGTAAACACTCTCTCTACACTGGGCAGGGGCGGAGTTAGATAAGGCATAAAATTAGACTGTTTATAcatacttaaaatttatatagatAATTGTTGCTAGAACACCTCGAGTGTTTACTTCATATTTTAAGCCTTTTTAGTGAAAATGCTAATTTCGCCACTTACACTTGGGTATGTTATTGTCTTATCGTTAATCGAAGCTCTCGTGGCACAAAATGGAtggttaaatattttcaatttttattgataTGTGAAATGGATTTGATGAAACAGATGAAGAAATTTTACCAATCAAGAAAGAGCCAAAGAGTTGTAGCTGTATCAGTTATAGGGAACAAGATTCCATTATATGGAGGTGGAGCAAGTTTGAGCACACCAGCAGGGGCGACGCCATTACCAGTGCCACTAAAATTAAGCTTCAAGCTTCGATCAAGAGCTTATGTTTTAGGGAAAATGGTAAAGCCCAAGTTCTACAAGACAATTGATTGTTTACTTACTCTTCATCCCCAGAAGATGAACGCCGCAATTTCACTAAAGAATTGTACCTACAGTTGATTATGGAGCTATCTAAGTTGGTAAAGTTTTGATCTTTTTCTCAAATCTTGATTGTCAACAAAGTGAATTGATAGCTATTGGGGTCTCTATCTTTTGCCCCCACTACTTACCAACTTTCTCTCTGGAGTAGAATGTGGACAGACAGGCTGTGTTACATGTTACAACAAATTTTCCAATTAGCCGCTACTGGAAAATGGACAGTACAAGAATGTGACAATTATTCATTTCTCATGTTAATTCAccttgttattatattataatctaTAATAATCTATACCACAATATATAGattgatttgtttatttgttttggAAGTTGAATAGTACTTTTTTTCCCCATTTTATTAGTAAATTATTAGTGTGTAATTCCAAGTTGTTAATGAATAATGGTCTCTTGAGTTTCCACCgttaagagttttttttttttgttttttaaattcgATGGAGGAGAAGGGAATCGAATCCTTTAAACCAACTAAACTATTAAGATTTCACGATATTGGAGTAAAAGTTCAATTTTGTAGCCTTAATTTAGTAGTGACAACTGTATTGACATTCAATAGCTCACTTTTTTATCAAGCACAACACTTACAAGGCCAAAATATCTTCAAGATGCAGGTATTATCATTTATTTGTGATGCTTTATATATTCAAATCAATTATGTAGCCACAATTTTGATAATGATAGAAGTATTGACATTCAATAGTTCACTTCTTTAATAATGACAATACTCAAAAAAAAGGGCCATAAAATCTACAAAATGCAGATGTTATCATTCATTTATGATATATACTTTGTGTATGTCCTGTTGTCTCTTTCTTTAAGAAGATTTTGCAAGAAATGAGACATAGTAGGAGTTGTTATGTCTGcacataacttcataaaaatttcGAAGGGtcatatgaaaaatgaagtcGACTGTCGATAATGGATGAAGTTGCTCCGTTACGTATTAGTTGTCACATTTCTCTTTTACACGTCTATGAAAGGTaagtaaaaaaggaaaaagtcgCCACATATTTTACAAGGTGGAAAAATCCCCCTAAATCAAGGGCTTTTATTTAGCTTCAATAGAAAATGACATGTGCTTTGATAGTTCAGGCAATCAAGGAAACCAAATAGCTTTGGACTTTGGCTGTTGACTTCCATTTGCAATCAAGGAGAGCAGttggaaaaatacataaattcaaAGATAATCTTTTGAATTGGTCTAAAATATCTTAAGCATCTAAATTTTGCAGGTGATGGGATAGTGTAAACGAAAAATATTATCTCAAGAGTATTTATATGTTATCTATTGTATTAAAATACAGTGGAGTGAAATGTGTTGGGATGGTTGAGGAAAACATACGGGGaagagataataaaattgcaacaTCATTTATGTAGCttgttttccttattttgaTTGAGAAAgtgattttttcttatttttaagaaacttgttttcctagagaaaatattttgatcaattaaatatgtgaaaaattagaaaacactatcgaaaaatattttccgatATACTAAACACACCCATGTCAAGTCAGTATGTTCTGAAGTTTGAACCCCAAAAAATTACTTCAAGAACAATATCGTAAAATTTAGAATTGTGGAGCTCTGGATAATATCCTTAATTTCAACTGCTCTTAATCGAATTGTTTTGAAGCTTAAATTGTTCTAGAGTCAAAGTTTGAAATAAACCATTATATAGGTGTTATCTCTTTCTCGTGAATAATAAAAGATacgaaataaattaaattaataaaagtatcatattagtatgatttttttttctcgatCTTCTCATAGgcacaaaatttaaatcaaCAGAGAACTTTTTCTTCAATATGAATCTATATTATCCATTTCAAATACTTCCCTGTAGCTTCTAAGgcaaatttcatatttgaatCGTAAATTGACGAATTAATGTGTTTTTATCATGCTGCTAcagtataataaataatattttgactAATTATTCTTAAATTTACAACACCAATCTAATATAGTTCCATAGTATTCCTATAATTAATGTTAGTGTTGCTGGAACTTAATCAAcccaaatcaaatttaaaacaaGCACAATCGTTattcaaaaacattttaaacttaacatggAAATATTAAAACAATTGAGGTTAAATTTACATTAGAGGTCAACTTCATAttcgaaattcaaaaaaaatttattcacatAGAGTGTTTAAGCCAAACTAATTCGAAACTCTAAATGAACTACATGCAATATATGGTTCTAAAACTAATAACTAGTGCACTTTACCctatatttcatttttggtgTCTTCTCTCAAATAACCAAACAAATTTACTACTTACTTTTTTTCTAGTTCTTATACATagattatacattaattatacacaattaaacatatataatatacatggatcatacatatattttacctgtttcaatttatttgtcctgtttttctttttagtccatttttaaaaaaaaaaacttacttttttagcaattattttattgtaatttatcaCATGATATGCTTAATACTACTATATCTAAaaacattttgatatattcatgatttagtgtatctttaatttttaaacataagattTAAATGTCTTAAATTCCATATCAAGTGAATAAACGaacaaataacttaaaaagGTGAGCATTACACATCTCGTCAACTATTTTTAGTCTGGTCAATAAAATAGACTGTCAGCTATGTATCTACAAATTTCCTATATAgcaatgtataaaatgtatatttttttttaaaaatcaaaatataattaacttttaaCGTTATGTGATTTACGGGCCTTTCGGATCTGTTATGGCAGGCCCAGGCAATCAGGACTAGCCCAATTTACTACCCGGATCCACACCCAGTTTGACTATTCCTTAAATTACAGGGACGAAATTGCAAATATTggagaatcttttttttttcttctcgaACCTCATTCACATTCTCACAGTATTGAACATTGAAAACAACACCACCcactttttctctctcttcttcttttcccCCCTttcactttctctctctaaaaaccTAGCTATGGCGCTTCCTCATCACCATCTCCAACTACACATTCAACAACAACCACATCAACAACAGCAACAGTCCAAATCTTACAGGTAAAATTTATAggaatttcatgaaaatttccccttttttggttaaaaatccaatcttttttTGCTGTTCTAATGATGTGATTGTTTTTTCAGAGATTTGTACAACAATATGGATGGTCAGATAACAACCCCAGCTGTTTATTTCAATGGCTCTAATCTTCCTGAACAGTCTCAACACCCTCCTTACATACCTCCCTGTATTTCTTTGCTTCCTAAATTTagctttttttttccttcaattaACTTTCTGGGGTTTCTCTTTTTTatcttaattgtttaatttttcatgTTACTCACTTAATTATGCAGTTCAAGTAGTGGGGTTGGCTCCTGGTACAGCTGATGATGGAGGGTTGGATTTGCAGTGGAATTATGGGTTGGAGCCAAAGAAGAAGAGGCCCAAGGAGCAAGATTTTATGGAGAATAACAACTCTCAAATATCTTCTGTTGATCTGTTGCAGCGGCGATCGGTGTCCACTGGGTTGGGGTTGTCGCTGGATAATGGACGTTTGGCTTCGTCGTGTGACTCAGCGTTTCTAGGGCTTGTGGGTGATGATATTGAGCGAGAATTGCAGAGACAAGATGCTGAGATTGATAGATACATCAAAGTTCAGGTTTTTATCCatcaattgattaattaataactaattgAATTAGTTAGGGTTGAATGTACAATATTGATGTATCCATTATCAAAAAGTAAGTTCTTTTGATTGTGTTAGTGTGTGTGTGCGCGAGAGAGAGCGAGCGAGCTTTGAGCCTAATCCTCGGCTCAAGGTAGGTAGGCTGTTTTAGCTTCAAAAAGTAAGTTTAGGATAGTGTGTTTTGCTTTACTGAAAAGTTTCAGCTAGCATACATATTTGCTTTGGTCCTTGCTGAAGTTTCCCTTTTAAACCTTGAGGTTAAACTAGGCTAGTTGTGAGGAATTCCTGAAACAAGTCTAAGACAAGGATATTACTTATGAATTTACAGCCTAATTGTTATCCATTCAGATGAACTTCCAATCTGGCCTAGCCCTAGGGAACAGAGTTACTTGGTActtgttgatgttgttggtaGGAGGTGGAAGGTATTCTGTGGAGTTAGTCCTGGTGGGCAATAGTTGGTCTGGACACCACggatatcaacaaaaataacgTTTACCATGTCTGAGCTTGCAGGCATGGAACTTTATGAGAATTAGCTTCTTTGAGAGCGAAAATTTGAGTTCGTCTGGTATGCTCGTTTTAGGTTAAGAAATtgtgaattatttattataaaaatggAAGTCCTTATATCTAATCTTGTTGTTTTGGATATTGGCATCTTAAACTCCTGCTTTAGATATTCTAACTACTAGTCGAAATCTCTTAG includes:
- the LOC107018271 gene encoding uncharacterized protein LOC107018271, giving the protein MHTKTDSEDTSLAPSSPDNRGPTAYYVQSPSRDSHDGEKTTTSFHSTPVISPMGSPPHSHSSVGRHSRDSSSSRFSGSLKPGSRKILPDAAGGVGGRHHRKGQKPWKECDVIEEEGLLEDDRSSKSLPRRCYVLAFVVGFFILFSFFALILWGASRPQKPKITMRTIKFDHFGIQAGSDATGVATDMISMNATVKFLYRNTASFFGVHVTSTPLDLSFSELTIGSGAMKKFYQSRKSQRVVAVSVIGNKIPLYGGGASLSTPAGATPLPVPLKLSFKLRSRAYVLGKMVKPKFYKTIDCLLTLHPQKMNAAISLKNCTYS